In one window of Nocardiopsis aegyptia DNA:
- a CDS encoding ATP-binding protein codes for MPATVTKRPAVLWEHRTYPGDLSQLSRVRADLATDLAGFDPDLVDTLQLATSELFANSCKYTRAEPPFKEVIRALSMPDPATLRVSLSDCGGGGGVPRIPTERTDLEWDWAECQRGLVLVENLSAAWGHFRLAPWADLGTHVWAEFAVDPASAPPDLRPYVFTR; via the coding sequence ATGCCCGCGACCGTCACCAAGCGCCCGGCCGTCCTCTGGGAACACCGCACCTACCCGGGTGACCTCTCCCAGCTCTCCCGGGTCCGCGCCGACCTCGCCACCGACCTGGCCGGATTCGACCCCGACCTGGTCGACACCCTCCAACTCGCCACCAGCGAACTCTTCGCGAACAGCTGCAAGTACACCCGCGCCGAACCCCCGTTCAAGGAGGTCATCAGGGCCCTGTCCATGCCCGACCCGGCCACCCTGCGCGTCTCGCTCAGCGACTGCGGCGGAGGCGGCGGAGTGCCGCGCATCCCCACTGAGCGCACTGACCTCGAATGGGACTGGGCCGAATGCCAGCGCGGCCTCGTCCTCGTCGAGAACCTGTCCGCAGCCTGGGGACACTTCCGACTCGCCCCCTGGGCCGACCTCGGCACCCACGTCTGGGCCGAGTTCGCGGTGGACCCGGCCAGCGCCCCGCCCGACCTGCGCCCCTACGTCTTCACCCGCTGA
- a CDS encoding malonic semialdehyde reductase, translating to MTQLALDKVAQDLLFRDARTANAFTDEPVTDEQVRAIQDLVKYGPTAMNTQPLRVTVVRSPEARERLVRHMAGNNAPKTSTAPLTLVLSADTDYHLHLDRTFPVVPGIGDALAADADKREADARFNALLQIGYLIVGVRAAGLAAGPMTGFDAEGVRTEFFGADSPLRPLVVMNVGRPGPDAWFDRLPRLEHDEVVTEI from the coding sequence ATGACGCAGCTGGCACTCGACAAGGTCGCCCAGGACCTGTTGTTCCGTGACGCCCGTACCGCCAACGCCTTCACCGACGAACCGGTGACCGACGAGCAGGTGCGCGCCATCCAGGACCTGGTCAAGTACGGCCCGACCGCGATGAACACCCAGCCGCTGCGCGTGACCGTCGTCCGCTCCCCCGAGGCCCGCGAGCGCCTGGTCAGACACATGGCGGGCAACAACGCCCCCAAGACCTCCACCGCGCCGCTCACCCTGGTCCTGTCCGCGGACACCGACTACCACCTGCACCTGGACCGCACGTTCCCGGTCGTCCCGGGCATCGGTGACGCGCTCGCCGCCGACGCGGACAAGCGCGAGGCGGACGCCCGGTTCAACGCGCTCCTGCAGATCGGCTACCTGATCGTGGGCGTGCGCGCGGCCGGCCTGGCGGCCGGCCCGATGACCGGGTTCGACGCCGAGGGCGTGCGCACCGAATTCTTCGGCGCGGACTCCCCGCTGCGGCCGCTCGTGGTGATGAACGTCGGCCGCCCCGGCCCGGACGCCTGGTTCGACCGCCTGCCCCGCCTGGAGCACGACGAGGTCGTCACCGAGATCTGA
- a CDS encoding glycosyltransferase family 2 protein codes for MPGTSKPTLSCVLLTMGTRPAELRRAITSVFEQEDADVEVVVVGNGADLPDLPEGVRTVRLPENVGIPEGRNHGVRATEGDIVLFLDDDGWYRSTDLARHVRERFAADPSLGALSFRIADPDGGPDQRRHVPRLRVGDSRKSSVVTTFLGGASAVRRSAFEAGGGLPGEFFYAHEETDLAWRIMDAGYTIEYDADAVMYHPAVAPTRHENFYRLNARNRVWLARRNLPWPLAFAYLGTWVAMTLLRERDRSALRSWFAGFREGWREDAGPRTPIRWSTAWRMTRAGRPPII; via the coding sequence TTGCCCGGTACCAGCAAGCCCACCCTGTCCTGCGTCCTGCTCACCATGGGCACCCGTCCGGCGGAGCTGCGCCGGGCGATCACCAGTGTGTTCGAGCAGGAGGACGCGGACGTCGAGGTCGTGGTGGTCGGCAACGGCGCGGACCTGCCCGACCTGCCCGAGGGCGTGCGGACGGTGCGGCTGCCGGAGAACGTGGGCATCCCCGAGGGGCGCAACCACGGCGTGCGCGCCACCGAGGGCGACATCGTCCTCTTCCTCGACGACGACGGCTGGTACCGCTCCACCGACCTGGCCCGGCACGTGCGCGAGCGCTTCGCCGCCGACCCCTCCCTGGGTGCCCTGTCGTTCCGCATCGCCGACCCCGACGGCGGCCCCGACCAGCGGCGGCACGTGCCCCGGCTGCGGGTCGGCGACTCGCGCAAGTCCAGTGTGGTGACCACCTTCCTGGGCGGCGCCTCCGCGGTCCGGCGTTCGGCCTTCGAGGCGGGCGGCGGCCTGCCCGGCGAGTTCTTCTACGCCCACGAGGAGACCGACCTCGCCTGGCGGATCATGGACGCGGGCTACACCATCGAGTACGACGCCGACGCGGTGATGTACCACCCGGCGGTCGCGCCCACGCGGCACGAGAACTTCTACCGGCTCAACGCCCGCAACCGGGTGTGGCTGGCCCGCCGGAACCTGCCGTGGCCGCTGGCCTTCGCCTACTTGGGCACCTGGGTCGCCATGACCCTGCTGCGCGAACGCGACCGGTCGGCGCTGCGCTCCTGGTTCGCGGGCTTCCGCGAGGGCTGGCGCGAGGACGCCGGACCGCGCACGCCGATCCGCTGGTCCACGGCCTGGCGGATGACCCGCGCCGGGCGCCCGCCGATCATCTGA
- the wecB gene encoding non-hydrolyzing UDP-N-acetylglucosamine 2-epimerase, translating to MATSAPLGSQDTGIVHVVGARPNFVKAAPVVSALRGRGAHQAVVHTGQHYDDRMSAVFFRDLGLPTPDVDLGVGSGSHAAQTAALMVGLEKEFTERRPGMVVVYGDVNSTVAAALVAAKLGVPVAHVEAGLRSFDNTMPEEVNRRVTDQLSDLCFATSPEAIGHLAAEGVSTDRVHLVGNPMIDTLLANLDRFDAEALRARLDLPERYVAATLHRPANVDDPDTAALLATRLHEIADQVDVVMPVHPRGKAAFERAGLGDHPRVHLQEPLGYLDFVALVRGSAAVVTDSGGVQEETTVLGVPCLTLRPNTERPVTITHGTNQLVTEADLLQTVTKVLHGQTPERVGTAPPLWDGHAGERIATILTQWSR from the coding sequence GTGGCAACGAGCGCCCCCCTTGGTAGCCAGGACACCGGGATCGTGCACGTCGTCGGCGCGCGCCCCAACTTCGTCAAGGCCGCGCCCGTCGTCTCCGCCCTGCGCGGGCGAGGGGCCCACCAAGCGGTCGTCCACACCGGGCAGCACTACGACGACCGGATGTCGGCCGTGTTCTTCCGCGACCTGGGCCTGCCCACGCCGGACGTCGACCTCGGGGTGGGATCCGGCTCGCACGCCGCGCAGACCGCCGCCCTCATGGTCGGGCTGGAGAAGGAGTTCACCGAGCGCCGGCCGGGCATGGTCGTCGTCTACGGCGACGTCAACTCCACCGTGGCCGCCGCCCTGGTCGCCGCCAAGCTGGGCGTCCCCGTCGCCCACGTGGAGGCCGGACTGCGCTCCTTCGACAACACGATGCCCGAAGAGGTCAACCGGCGCGTCACCGACCAGCTCAGCGACCTGTGCTTCGCCACCAGCCCCGAGGCCATCGGCCACCTGGCCGCCGAGGGGGTGTCGACCGACCGCGTCCACCTGGTCGGCAACCCCATGATCGACACGCTGCTGGCCAACCTCGACCGGTTCGACGCCGAGGCCCTGCGCGCGCGGCTCGACCTGCCCGAGCGCTACGTCGCCGCCACCCTGCACCGGCCCGCCAACGTCGACGACCCCGACACCGCCGCCCTGCTGGCCACGCGGCTGCACGAGATCGCCGACCAGGTCGACGTGGTCATGCCGGTCCACCCGCGCGGCAAGGCCGCCTTCGAGCGGGCCGGGCTCGGCGACCACCCGCGCGTCCACCTGCAGGAGCCCCTGGGCTACCTCGACTTCGTCGCGCTCGTCCGCGGCTCCGCGGCCGTGGTCACCGACTCCGGCGGCGTCCAGGAGGAGACCACCGTCCTCGGCGTCCCCTGCCTGACCCTGCGCCCCAACACCGAGCGGCCCGTCACCATCACGCACGGGACCAACCAGCTCGTCACCGAGGCCGACCTCCTCCAGACGGTCACCAAGGTCCTGCACGGCCAGACCCCCGAGCGCGTCGGCACCGCCCCGCCCCTGTGGGACGGGCACGCCGGCGAGCGCATCGCCACCATCCTCACCCAGTGGTCCAGGTGA
- a CDS encoding nucleotide sugar dehydrogenase, translating to MDAAASKPASAMIPEQSSGGAVSDLVVLGLGYVGLPLAAEAVSAGLKVTGLDLSEHVVSGLNRAVSHVDDLSSEDVASMLERGFTATADPSCLATARTVVICVPTPLSPEGGPDLGAVTSASRTIAAHLRPGTLVILESTTYPGTTEEVVRPLLEESGLVAGSDFHLAFSPERIDPGNPTFGVANTPKVVGGLTPECGEAAAVFYGHFVNTVVRARGTREAEMAKLLENTYRHVNIALVNEMAIFCQELGVDLWDSIAAAATKPFGFQAFYPGPGVGGHCIPIDPNYLSYKVKTLGYPFRFVELAQEINGRMPSYVMQRAQELLNESGLALSRSKVLLLGVTYKADIADQRESPARPVARKLAAKGATLTYHDPHVESWEVDGVDVPRSTDLDQALADADLTILLTDHAEYRPKRLSEYARLLLDTRGVLRRQEPEPDASVPAQARNGVLREGLQVL from the coding sequence GTGGATGCCGCAGCCTCCAAACCAGCCTCAGCCATGATTCCCGAGCAGTCGTCCGGCGGTGCCGTCAGCGACCTCGTCGTCCTGGGACTCGGCTACGTCGGCCTGCCCCTGGCGGCCGAGGCCGTCTCCGCGGGGCTCAAGGTCACCGGCCTCGACCTGAGCGAGCACGTCGTGTCCGGTCTGAACCGGGCGGTCTCCCACGTGGACGACCTCTCCAGCGAGGACGTCGCCTCGATGCTGGAGCGCGGTTTCACCGCCACCGCGGACCCGTCGTGCCTCGCCACGGCGCGGACCGTGGTGATCTGCGTGCCCACTCCGCTCTCCCCCGAGGGCGGACCGGACCTGGGAGCGGTCACCTCCGCGTCCAGGACCATCGCGGCCCACCTGCGCCCCGGCACGCTGGTGATCCTGGAGTCGACGACCTACCCCGGCACCACCGAGGAGGTCGTGCGCCCGCTCCTGGAGGAGTCCGGCCTGGTCGCGGGCAGCGACTTCCACCTGGCCTTCTCCCCCGAGCGCATCGACCCGGGCAACCCGACCTTCGGCGTGGCCAACACACCGAAGGTCGTCGGCGGGCTCACGCCCGAGTGCGGGGAGGCGGCCGCGGTGTTCTACGGCCACTTCGTGAACACGGTCGTGCGCGCCCGGGGCACCCGGGAGGCCGAGATGGCCAAGCTGCTGGAGAACACCTACCGCCACGTCAACATCGCGCTCGTGAACGAGATGGCCATCTTCTGCCAGGAGCTGGGCGTGGACCTGTGGGACTCCATCGCGGCGGCGGCCACCAAGCCGTTCGGCTTCCAGGCCTTCTACCCCGGTCCGGGCGTGGGCGGTCACTGCATCCCCATCGACCCCAACTACCTCTCCTACAAGGTCAAGACCCTCGGCTACCCGTTCCGGTTCGTCGAGCTGGCCCAGGAGATCAACGGGCGCATGCCGTCCTACGTCATGCAGCGGGCGCAGGAGCTGCTCAACGAGTCCGGTCTGGCCCTGTCGCGGTCCAAGGTGCTGCTGCTCGGCGTCACCTACAAGGCCGACATCGCCGACCAGCGCGAGTCGCCGGCCCGCCCGGTGGCCCGCAAGCTGGCGGCCAAGGGCGCCACGCTCACCTACCACGACCCGCACGTGGAGTCCTGGGAGGTCGACGGGGTGGACGTGCCCCGCTCCACCGACCTCGACCAGGCCCTGGCCGACGCCGACCTGACGATCCTGCTCACCGATCACGCCGAGTACCGGCCCAAGCGGCTGTCGGAGTACGCGCGCCTGCTGCTGGACACGCGCGGCGTGCTGCGCCGCCAGGAGCCCGAGCCCGACGCCTCCGTGCCCGCCCAGGCGCGTAACGGAGTCCTGCGGGAGGGCCTGCAGGTGCTCTGA
- a CDS encoding MFS transporter has product MVVVVWRVLTDFPAYRRLFCAQVVALAGTGLATVALALLAYDLASDRAGQVVATALTIKMLAYVGAGPLLTAALARAPRKAVLVGSDAVRALAVACLPLVDQVWQVYVLIAVLQCASAAFTPTFQAVIPELVDDRGYTGALALSRLAYDLEALASPLLAALVLLVLPFDGLFALTALGFAASALLVATTDLPVASHDARSPRRAAASWLAFASDRRLRALMALNLAVAAVTALVLVDTVVFVRSHLGGNDTGVALALACFGAGSMAVALALGALVDRFGTRALMLTGPFVVTAGAAALALGWALAPGPAVLGAGWAVLGAGCALVSAPTGRLLREAAPEGGLAGVFAAQFSLSHACFLLTYPLAGWAGGLDPVLVLGCTGVLTGACALAAVGLWRPEPVAVGRTSPVEDR; this is encoded by the coding sequence GTGGTGGTCGTGGTGTGGCGGGTTCTGACGGACTTTCCCGCGTACCGCAGGTTGTTCTGCGCCCAGGTGGTCGCGTTGGCGGGCACAGGGCTGGCCACGGTCGCTCTGGCACTGCTGGCCTACGACCTGGCCTCGGACCGGGCCGGGCAGGTGGTGGCCACCGCGCTGACCATCAAAATGCTCGCGTACGTGGGCGCCGGTCCGCTGCTGACCGCGGCTCTGGCCCGGGCGCCGCGCAAGGCGGTGCTCGTGGGTTCGGACGCGGTGCGGGCCCTGGCCGTGGCGTGCCTGCCCCTGGTGGACCAGGTGTGGCAGGTGTACGTGTTGATCGCCGTGCTCCAGTGCGCCTCGGCGGCTTTCACCCCGACCTTCCAGGCCGTCATCCCCGAACTCGTCGACGACCGCGGCTACACCGGCGCGCTGGCCCTGTCACGCCTGGCCTATGACCTGGAGGCGCTGGCCTCTCCCCTGTTGGCCGCGCTCGTGCTGCTCGTTCTGCCCTTCGACGGCCTGTTCGCGCTGACCGCGCTCGGCTTCGCCGCCTCCGCCCTCCTCGTGGCCACGACCGACCTACCCGTAGCGTCCCACGATGCGCGAAGTCCGCGCCGGGCCGCGGCGAGTTGGCTGGCCTTCGCCTCCGACCGGCGCCTGCGGGCGCTGATGGCCCTGAACCTGGCCGTCGCCGCGGTCACCGCGCTGGTCCTGGTCGACACCGTCGTCTTCGTCCGCTCCCACCTGGGCGGGAACGACACCGGTGTGGCGTTGGCGCTGGCCTGCTTCGGCGCCGGTTCCATGGCGGTGGCGCTGGCGCTGGGAGCCCTGGTGGACCGCTTCGGCACCCGCGCTCTGATGCTCACCGGACCCTTCGTCGTCACCGCTGGAGCGGCGGCACTGGCCCTGGGCTGGGCCCTGGCTCCTGGGCCGGCCGTGCTCGGGGCGGGGTGGGCGGTGCTGGGCGCGGGGTGCGCCCTGGTGTCCGCGCCCACGGGACGGCTGCTGCGCGAGGCCGCCCCCGAGGGCGGGCTCGCCGGTGTCTTCGCCGCCCAGTTCTCCCTCTCCCACGCCTGCTTCCTCCTGACGTACCCTCTGGCCGGGTGGGCCGGGGGCCTGGACCCGGTCCTGGTGCTGGGCTGCACCGGGGTGCTCACGGGGGCGTGCGCCCTGGCGGCGGTGGGGCTGTGGCGCCCCGAACCGGTCGCCGTGGGCCGCACCTCCCCGGTCGAGGACCGCTGA
- a CDS encoding glycosyltransferase, whose amino-acid sequence MYGDVDLNIIDGSAIWAQSMAQALAAAGCEVTLLLKAPVRTDRLVAPLADVPGIRLLRPYEDDLLPDRGPRGLTPEQAVELITRQHERRPFDLVVVRGRRLAGLAAQEEALAGRLWTYLTDFPHSVGELSATSTAELTEIALASRFLLCQTEELRAFLESSVPAACGRSVLFPPVVVVPEGVEADGQVHARTRIAYTGKFAPRWNTLEMTELPERLAQLGVDAEMVMIGDKIHAEPADWSKRMRRALESTEHVDWRGGMARADALRQSADCDFGLSWRDPSMDASLELSTKVLELGALGLPVVLNRTPMHEALLGADYPLFAGSDIGSVAEVVARAYADRDLYARAAGRCRDAASAHALERAAERLRGYLSEALPGAPDGADPERPLKVVVAGHDLKFFTRLAEYLDALPGLDVRIDQWEGLNAHDQYRSRELAGWADVVICEWCGPNALFYAKWKRPDQRLIVRLHRFELYAEWPRKLDIGKVDAVVCVSPHYAELTREITGWPSDKVVVVPNWVDDVQLARPKLAGAEYSLGMIGIAPSRKRLDRGLDVVSELRRMDPRYTLSVKTKQPWEYWWIWNRPEERSYFERVYRRIQRDEKLASGVVFDPFGPDVATWLRRVGFMLSTSDDESFHLAPAECAASGGVPALLPWPGADTIYDPHWIHDDAVAMAEAIHATVSEGRFHAEAERARAEVTGVYGLDRVRSLWSDLVVRGKVPEDVSAAPAARS is encoded by the coding sequence CTGTACGGGGACGTGGACCTCAACATCATCGACGGCTCCGCGATCTGGGCGCAGTCGATGGCGCAGGCCCTGGCCGCGGCCGGATGCGAGGTGACCCTCCTGCTCAAGGCGCCGGTACGCACCGACCGGCTGGTCGCACCGCTGGCCGACGTGCCCGGCATCCGGCTGCTGCGCCCCTACGAGGACGACCTCCTGCCCGACCGGGGCCCGCGCGGGCTCACCCCGGAGCAGGCCGTCGAGCTCATCACCCGGCAGCACGAGCGCCGCCCCTTCGACCTCGTCGTGGTCCGCGGACGCCGCCTGGCGGGGCTCGCCGCCCAGGAGGAGGCCCTGGCCGGACGGCTGTGGACCTACCTCACCGACTTCCCCCACAGCGTCGGCGAACTGAGCGCCACCTCCACCGCCGAGCTCACCGAGATCGCGCTGGCCTCCCGGTTCCTGCTCTGCCAGACCGAGGAGCTGCGCGCGTTCCTGGAGTCGTCGGTGCCCGCCGCGTGCGGGCGCTCGGTGCTCTTCCCGCCAGTGGTCGTGGTGCCCGAGGGGGTGGAGGCGGACGGCCAGGTGCACGCGCGCACGCGCATCGCCTACACGGGCAAGTTCGCGCCGCGCTGGAACACGCTGGAGATGACCGAGCTGCCCGAGCGGCTCGCGCAGCTCGGTGTGGACGCCGAGATGGTGATGATCGGCGACAAGATCCACGCCGAGCCCGCTGACTGGTCCAAGCGCATGCGCCGGGCACTGGAGTCCACCGAGCACGTGGACTGGCGCGGCGGCATGGCGCGGGCCGACGCGCTCCGCCAGTCCGCCGACTGCGACTTCGGGTTGTCCTGGCGCGATCCGTCCATGGACGCGAGCCTGGAGCTGTCCACCAAGGTGCTGGAGTTGGGCGCGCTCGGCCTGCCGGTCGTGCTCAACCGCACCCCCATGCACGAGGCGCTGCTGGGCGCCGACTATCCGCTCTTCGCCGGGTCGGACATCGGCTCGGTCGCCGAGGTCGTGGCCAGGGCCTACGCCGACCGCGACCTGTACGCGCGGGCGGCGGGGCGCTGCCGCGACGCGGCGTCGGCGCACGCGCTGGAGCGGGCGGCCGAGCGGCTGCGCGGGTACCTGTCCGAGGCGCTGCCCGGCGCGCCGGACGGCGCCGACCCCGAGCGCCCGCTGAAGGTGGTCGTGGCCGGCCACGACCTCAAGTTCTTCACGCGGCTGGCGGAGTACCTGGACGCCCTGCCCGGCCTGGACGTGCGCATCGACCAGTGGGAGGGGCTCAACGCCCACGACCAGTACCGCTCGCGCGAGCTGGCGGGCTGGGCCGACGTGGTCATCTGCGAGTGGTGCGGGCCCAACGCGCTGTTCTACGCCAAGTGGAAGCGGCCCGACCAGCGGCTCATCGTCCGGCTGCACCGGTTCGAGCTGTACGCGGAGTGGCCGCGCAAGCTCGACATCGGCAAGGTCGACGCGGTGGTGTGCGTGAGCCCGCACTACGCGGAGCTGACGCGCGAGATCACGGGGTGGCCGTCCGACAAGGTCGTGGTCGTGCCGAACTGGGTGGACGACGTCCAGTTGGCGCGGCCCAAGCTGGCCGGGGCGGAGTACTCGCTGGGCATGATCGGGATCGCGCCCTCGCGCAAGCGGCTGGACCGCGGGCTGGACGTGGTCTCCGAGCTGCGGCGGATGGACCCCAGGTACACGCTCTCGGTCAAGACCAAGCAGCCGTGGGAGTACTGGTGGATCTGGAACCGGCCGGAGGAGCGCTCCTACTTCGAGCGGGTGTACCGGCGGATCCAGCGGGACGAGAAGCTCGCCTCCGGCGTGGTGTTCGACCCGTTCGGGCCGGACGTGGCCACGTGGCTGCGGCGGGTGGGCTTCATGCTCTCCACCAGTGACGACGAGTCGTTCCACCTGGCGCCGGCCGAGTGCGCGGCCTCCGGCGGGGTGCCCGCGCTGCTGCCGTGGCCGGGGGCGGACACCATCTACGACCCGCACTGGATCCACGACGACGCGGTCGCCATGGCCGAGGCGATCCACGCGACCGTGTCCGAGGGCCGCTTCCACGCCGAGGCCGAGCGGGCGCGCGCCGAGGTGACGGGCGTGTACGGGCTGGACCGGGTGCGTTCGCTGTGGAGCGACCTGGTGGTGCGCGGCAAGGTTCCGGAGGACGTGTCGGCGGCGCCCGCCGCCCGCTCCTGA
- a CDS encoding glycosyltransferase family 4 protein has translation MAWRHLRADPARLPLLALRLLPGPARRAVRAAASRCGGLARAYALWDQGRREDARASVLSAAENASPRRVGRLVAACLAAGDADTARALVSRLPEGRSRDAAEYRTAVATGRAVPVSSSPDHHGITLTRDAPTPPDDTVNAGRPPVPAGERWRVAGDPGSPGAGLRVLHVVTNALPSTNAGYTQRTHKIAVAQREAGMDVHVVTRAGFPLTKGVRDARTLVRLDGVTYHRLIPWTAPVDAAGELAVGVRMASKLVEAVRPDVLHAASNHHNARLALELGRRFGLPVVYEARGFLEESWLSRDPSRSVEDAFYQAERANETACMLAADLVVTLGETMRADIEARGVARERLLVVPNAVEASFLDPLPSGTEVREGLGVGADEFVVGTTTSFFGYEGLEVLVDAVALMRERGERVHALLVGDGPELPVLRDRARSLGLDGAVHFTGRVPADRVRAHHAALDVFAVPRRDERVCRLVTPLKPVEAMAGGLPVVASDLPALREIVEPGVTGELIPAGESAGLADALTKLAYSRERRISYGRAGRSKVGVDRTWTEAAYRYNQAYRVLIRTLSGPGQNP, from the coding sequence TTGGCCTGGCGACACCTGAGGGCCGACCCCGCCCGTCTGCCGCTGCTCGCGCTGCGGCTGCTGCCCGGCCCCGCCCGGCGCGCGGTGCGGGCCGCGGCCTCCCGGTGTGGGGGCCTCGCCCGCGCCTACGCCCTGTGGGACCAGGGGCGCCGCGAGGACGCCCGCGCGTCGGTCCTGTCCGCGGCGGAGAACGCCTCCCCCCGCCGGGTGGGCCGCCTGGTGGCGGCCTGCCTGGCGGCGGGTGACGCCGACACCGCCCGCGCTCTGGTGAGCCGGCTTCCGGAGGGGCGGTCCCGGGACGCCGCGGAGTACCGGACGGCCGTGGCCACCGGACGTGCCGTCCCCGTGTCCTCGTCGCCCGACCATCACGGAATCACGTTAACCCGCGATGCCCCAACGCCGCCCGACGACACGGTGAACGCTGGGCGACCGCCCGTACCGGCAGGTGAACGGTGGCGTGTGGCCGGTGATCCCGGGTCCCCCGGGGCAGGGCTGCGCGTCCTGCACGTGGTCACCAACGCGCTTCCCTCGACCAACGCGGGGTACACCCAGCGCACCCACAAGATCGCCGTCGCCCAACGCGAGGCCGGGATGGACGTGCACGTGGTCACCCGGGCGGGGTTCCCGCTGACCAAGGGCGTGCGCGACGCGCGCACGCTGGTGCGCCTGGACGGCGTCACCTACCACCGGCTCATCCCGTGGACGGCTCCGGTCGACGCCGCCGGGGAGCTGGCGGTGGGCGTGCGGATGGCGTCGAAGCTGGTCGAGGCGGTGCGGCCGGACGTGCTGCACGCCGCCAGCAACCACCACAACGCCCGTCTGGCGCTGGAGCTGGGGCGGCGCTTCGGCCTGCCGGTCGTCTACGAGGCCCGGGGCTTCCTGGAGGAGTCCTGGCTCTCGCGCGACCCGTCCCGGAGTGTCGAGGACGCCTTCTACCAGGCCGAACGCGCCAACGAGACGGCCTGCATGCTGGCCGCGGACCTGGTGGTGACGCTGGGCGAGACGATGCGCGCCGACATCGAGGCGCGCGGCGTGGCCCGCGAGCGGCTGCTGGTCGTGCCCAACGCGGTGGAGGCGTCGTTCCTGGACCCGCTGCCCTCGGGCACGGAGGTCCGGGAGGGCCTGGGCGTCGGCGCCGACGAGTTCGTGGTGGGCACCACGACCAGCTTCTTCGGCTACGAGGGCCTGGAGGTCCTGGTGGACGCGGTCGCCCTGATGCGCGAACGCGGGGAGCGGGTGCACGCCCTGCTCGTGGGCGACGGGCCCGAGCTGCCGGTGCTGCGGGACCGCGCGCGGTCGCTGGGGCTCGACGGCGCGGTGCACTTCACCGGCCGGGTCCCGGCCGACCGGGTGCGCGCCCACCACGCGGCGCTGGACGTGTTCGCCGTGCCGCGCCGGGACGAGCGGGTGTGCCGTCTGGTGACACCGCTCAAACCGGTGGAGGCGATGGCGGGAGGGCTTCCCGTGGTCGCCAGTGACCTACCGGCATTGCGAGAGATCGTGGAACCCGGAGTGACCGGCGAGTTAATTCCGGCGGGCGAATCGGCAGGTCTCGCCGATGCTCTGACAAAACTCGCCTACAGTCGGGAAAGGCGGATCTCCTACGGCCGAGCAGGCCGGAGCAAGGTCGGTGTTGATCGCACCTGGACCGAGGCCGCATACCGCTACAACCAGGCGTACCGGGTTCTTATTCGGACATTGTCCGGACCAGGCCAGAATCCGTGA
- a CDS encoding glycosyltransferase → MHALVATVVHHPEDARILHRQIRALLDAGHTVTYVAPFRECGVTPWDELRSIDVPRASGRERMASLRAARAVLAEHAPRADLLLFHDPELLLALPSRRPVTVWDVHEDTAAALLTKPWVPRPLRRPLGLVVRSFERRAERRMKLLLAEEGYRSRFRRQHPVVPNTTEVPERPAREPGDDRVVYLGHVSMARGARELVELGRTLRPHGVRLDVIGGADARVRPLLREAQQADDLHWYGFVPNDRALRMCAGATAGISMLHDTPNYRHSMPTKVVEYMAHGLPVVTTANPMAEALVTGRPEGHAGRVVPFGDVRAAADAVLELRGDEDLRRSMARTGHEIAQTSFHWPVQARLFVKQLEEWVAEASGPVPVVPRPRPRPQVVERDGEHTRPTREISS, encoded by the coding sequence ATGCACGCGCTCGTGGCCACGGTTGTGCACCACCCCGAGGACGCGCGGATCCTGCACCGACAGATCCGCGCACTGTTGGACGCGGGTCACACGGTGACCTACGTGGCGCCGTTCCGGGAGTGCGGGGTGACGCCCTGGGACGAACTGCGCTCGATCGACGTCCCGCGCGCCTCGGGGCGCGAGCGGATGGCCTCGCTGCGGGCGGCGCGCGCCGTCCTCGCCGAGCACGCGCCCCGGGCCGACCTCCTGCTCTTCCACGACCCCGAACTGCTGCTGGCGCTCCCGTCCCGCCGACCGGTGACGGTGTGGGACGTGCACGAGGACACCGCCGCCGCGCTGCTGACCAAGCCGTGGGTGCCCCGTCCGCTGCGCCGCCCGCTCGGCCTGGTGGTCCGCTCCTTCGAGCGTCGGGCCGAGCGCCGGATGAAGCTGCTGCTGGCCGAGGAGGGCTACCGTTCGCGGTTTCGCCGCCAGCACCCCGTGGTGCCCAACACGACCGAGGTGCCCGAGCGGCCGGCGCGCGAGCCCGGGGACGACCGGGTCGTGTACCTGGGCCACGTGTCCATGGCGCGCGGCGCCCGTGAGCTGGTGGAACTGGGGCGCACGCTGCGCCCGCACGGGGTGCGGCTGGACGTCATCGGCGGCGCCGACGCCCGGGTGCGGCCGCTGCTGCGGGAGGCCCAGCAGGCGGACGACCTGCACTGGTACGGATTCGTCCCCAACGACCGGGCGCTGCGGATGTGCGCCGGGGCGACCGCCGGGATCAGCATGCTGCACGACACCCCGAACTACCGCCACTCGATGCCGACCAAGGTCGTGGAGTACATGGCGCACGGCCTGCCGGTCGTGACCACCGCGAACCCGATGGCGGAGGCGCTGGTGACGGGCCGACCGGAGGGCCACGCCGGCCGGGTGGTCCCGTTCGGCGACGTGCGGGCGGCGGCCGACGCGGTGCTGGAGCTGCGCGGCGACGAGGACCTGCGCCGGTCGATGGCGCGGACGGGTCACGAGATCGCGCAGACCTCCTTCCACTGGCCGGTCCAGGCGCGGCTGTTCGTCAAGCAGTTGGAGGAGTGGGTGGCCGAGGCGTCCGGTCCGGTGCCGGTCGTGCCCAGACCGCGTCCCCGCCCCCAGGTGGTCGAGCGTGACGGCGAGCACACTCGCCCGACGCGGGAAATATCTTCCTAG